A portion of the Tindallia magadiensis genome contains these proteins:
- a CDS encoding M16 family metallopeptidase, producing the protein MIEKYKLDNGLRVVTEKIDHVKSVTIGIWVKSGVVNENHNQNGIAHFVEHMLFKGTHHRSARQIAEEIDRVGGQINAYTSREHTCYYIKILDEHVLLAIDILKDMLFFSEFDESEIEKEKTVIFEEINMYEDSPEDLTHDTLVENMLSKHTLGLPILGTIESVDSLNSQKLKRYMSQIYHPRRMVISIAGNFDNQKILKNIENQFGGWNPILDPIKESDDLKSLTFGDWSRHKEIEQSHICIGFQGASLGSDDMYDLLLINNIFGASMSSRLFQSIREEKGLTYNIYSYLQNYSDVGLINIYFNVNPEQISIVRSYIIEEVDKLRKKGLTYNEFMDAKAQLKGSYILELESTSNRMAILGESELIFNEIETQDTILNKINNINYYKVHETIEQYFHCNEMSSVTVGRNV; encoded by the coding sequence ATGATAGAAAAATATAAATTAGACAATGGTCTTCGAGTTGTTACAGAAAAAATAGATCATGTAAAGTCGGTGACAATTGGTATTTGGGTAAAATCTGGAGTTGTAAATGAAAACCATAATCAAAATGGTATTGCTCATTTTGTTGAACATATGCTTTTCAAAGGAACCCATCATAGGTCTGCGCGTCAAATAGCAGAAGAGATTGACCGAGTAGGTGGACAAATCAACGCCTATACGAGCCGTGAACATACATGTTACTACATTAAAATTTTAGATGAACATGTGTTACTAGCCATTGATATACTAAAGGATATGTTGTTTTTTTCTGAGTTTGATGAATCGGAAATAGAGAAAGAAAAAACAGTTATATTTGAAGAAATCAATATGTATGAAGATTCACCAGAAGATCTTACTCATGATACTTTAGTAGAAAACATGCTATCCAAGCATACACTAGGGCTTCCGATTCTTGGCACTATCGAATCAGTCGACTCCTTGAATTCTCAGAAATTAAAAAGATATATGAGTCAAATATACCATCCGCGTAGAATGGTTATATCTATTGCTGGAAACTTTGATAATCAAAAGATATTAAAGAATATAGAAAATCAATTTGGTGGATGGAATCCTATATTAGATCCAATTAAAGAATCCGATGATCTTAAGTCACTGACTTTTGGTGATTGGTCTCGGCATAAAGAAATAGAACAAAGTCATATATGTATTGGATTTCAAGGAGCTTCATTGGGATCTGATGATATGTATGATCTTTTACTTATTAACAATATTTTTGGAGCAAGCATGAGTTCGCGTCTCTTTCAATCCATAAGAGAAGAAAAAGGATTAACTTATAATATTTATTCATATTTACAGAACTATTCTGATGTTGGGTTAATAAATATTTACTTTAATGTTAATCCAGAGCAAATTTCAATAGTAAGATCATACATTATAGAAGAGGTTGATAAGTTGAGAAAAAAAGGATTAACATATAATGAGTTTATGGATGCAAAAGCTCAGTTAAAGGGCAGTTATATTCTTGAACTGGAAAGTACTAGCAATCGAATGGCTATCTTGGGTGAATCAGAATTAATATTTAATGAGATTGAGACACAAGATACTATCCTTAATAAGATAAATAATATCAACTATTATAAAGTTCACGAAACGATAGAGCAATATTTTCATTGCAATGAAATGTCAAGCGTTACTGTGGGCAGAAATGTATAA
- a CDS encoding polyribonucleotide nucleotidyltransferase, whose translation MIHTFKTELNGRTLSVEIGKVALLSGGSCMITYGETVVLVTANRSSKPKENIDFFPLTVDFEEKLYAAGKIPGGFIKREGRPSEKAILSCRLIDRTIRPLFPEGYHHDVQIIATVLSMDNDCVPDIVAMVGASIALTISDIPFMGPIAGVYVGCVDGEFVINPTSQQREKSTLSLAVSGTEDAIMMIEAGANELTEQQVLDAILFGHTEIKRLISFINEIKQVVGKKKQELILKVPDVELEEEVRQFSTEKLIEALKTKDKLERIENLELVQETVIETFKETHEEEILSVKNILKKIVKEEMRRIVLTERKRIDNRATDEVRQINCEVGILPKTHGSGLFTRGETQVLTVTTLGALGDVQIIDGLGEEESKRYMHQYNFPPFSTGEARFMRGPSRRDIGHGALAERALEPMIPSMEEFPYTIRLVSECLASNGSTSQASVCGSTLSMLDAGVPIKKMVAGIAMGLIKEDEQIAILTDILGMEDFLGDMDFKVAGTEDGITAIQMDIKISGINREILQNALEQARIGRLHILAKMKEIISEPRPELSPYAPRIMKMSIHPDKIREVIGAGGKVINKIIDDTGVKIDIENDGTIYIAAESQDAGQKAWDIISDIIKEPEVGEIYSARVVKITNFGAFVEFMPGKEGLIHISNLSHNRVNKVEDVLKVGQELDVKVIEIDSQGKISLSHKATLKPPVQDDKKDKHNNTRTFDNKQKK comes from the coding sequence ATGATTCATACCTTTAAAACAGAGTTAAACGGTAGAACTTTGTCTGTAGAAATAGGAAAAGTTGCTTTGCTTTCCGGTGGTAGTTGTATGATTACTTATGGTGAGACGGTTGTTCTTGTAACGGCTAATCGCTCGTCAAAACCAAAAGAAAATATAGATTTTTTTCCTTTGACGGTTGATTTTGAAGAAAAGTTATATGCAGCTGGGAAAATACCTGGTGGTTTTATTAAACGAGAAGGAAGACCTTCAGAGAAAGCGATCTTATCCTGCAGGCTTATTGATCGAACCATTAGGCCATTGTTTCCGGAAGGTTATCATCACGATGTGCAAATTATTGCCACTGTGTTGTCTATGGATAATGATTGTGTACCAGATATTGTAGCTATGGTTGGAGCTTCCATTGCTCTTACTATTTCAGACATACCGTTTATGGGACCGATAGCAGGTGTTTACGTCGGTTGTGTTGATGGTGAATTCGTTATTAATCCTACGAGTCAGCAAAGGGAAAAAAGCACATTAAGCCTAGCTGTATCTGGAACTGAAGATGCTATTATGATGATAGAAGCTGGTGCAAATGAACTCACAGAACAACAAGTGCTTGATGCCATTTTATTTGGACATACAGAAATTAAGAGATTGATAAGTTTTATTAATGAAATTAAGCAAGTAGTAGGTAAAAAGAAACAAGAGCTTATCTTGAAAGTTCCCGATGTAGAGCTTGAAGAAGAGGTTCGGCAATTTTCAACTGAAAAACTAATAGAAGCTTTGAAAACTAAAGATAAGCTTGAAAGAATTGAAAATTTAGAACTGGTACAAGAAACAGTTATTGAAACGTTTAAAGAAACGCACGAAGAAGAGATACTTTCTGTTAAAAATATATTGAAAAAAATCGTTAAAGAAGAAATGCGTCGAATTGTCTTAACAGAAAGAAAGCGAATAGACAATCGAGCTACAGATGAAGTGCGTCAAATAAATTGTGAAGTTGGAATTTTGCCTAAAACTCATGGTTCTGGATTATTCACTCGGGGAGAGACTCAAGTGCTAACAGTTACAACACTAGGAGCACTTGGAGATGTACAGATTATTGATGGATTAGGAGAAGAAGAATCTAAACGATATATGCACCAGTATAATTTTCCGCCATTTAGTACAGGAGAAGCTAGGTTTATGAGAGGACCAAGCAGGAGAGATATAGGGCATGGAGCATTAGCAGAAAGAGCTTTAGAACCGATGATCCCTAGTATGGAGGAATTCCCGTACACAATAAGACTAGTTTCTGAATGCTTGGCTTCTAATGGATCCACATCTCAAGCAAGTGTTTGCGGCAGCACCCTTTCTATGCTTGATGCAGGTGTTCCGATTAAAAAAATGGTTGCAGGAATTGCGATGGGTCTAATTAAAGAGGATGAACAAATTGCAATTTTAACAGATATTTTAGGCATGGAAGATTTTTTAGGCGATATGGATTTCAAGGTAGCTGGAACCGAAGATGGAATAACTGCCATTCAAATGGATATTAAGATTAGTGGTATTAATAGAGAAATTCTTCAAAATGCACTTGAACAAGCTCGTATAGGGAGACTGCATATTTTAGCTAAGATGAAAGAAATCATTAGTGAGCCTCGACCTGAATTATCTCCTTATGCTCCGCGAATTATGAAAATGAGTATACATCCAGATAAAATTCGCGAAGTAATTGGTGCTGGCGGGAAGGTAATAAATAAAATCATTGATGATACGGGCGTGAAGATAGATATAGAAAATGATGGTACTATTTATATTGCTGCTGAATCTCAAGATGCTGGACAAAAAGCATGGGATATTATTAGTGATATTATTAAGGAACCTGAGGTAGGCGAAATATATAGTGCCCGAGTGGTGAAAATCACCAACTTTGGGGCTTTTGTAGAATTCATGCCAGGAAAAGAAGGTTTAATTCATATTTCTAACCTATCGCATAATCGTGTCAATAAAGTAGAAGATGTTTTGAAAGTCGGACAAGAACTAGATGTAAAAGTCATAGAAATTGATAGTCAAGGTAAAATAAGTTTGTCACATAAAGCAACGCTTAAACCACCAGTTCAAGATGATAAAAAAGATAAACATAATAATACACGCACTTTTGATAATAAGCAAAAGAAATAA
- the rpsO gene encoding 30S ribosomal protein S15 — protein MENSKKKSIIEDFKLHESDTGSPEVQVALMTDRINHLNEHLKIHKKDFHSRRGLLKMVGKRRNLLNYLKKKDIAKYRELIERLGLRK, from the coding sequence ATGGAAAACAGCAAGAAAAAAAGTATAATTGAAGACTTTAAGTTACATGAAAGCGACACTGGTTCGCCAGAAGTTCAAGTGGCACTTATGACTGACAGAATTAATCATTTGAATGAACATCTTAAGATTCATAAAAAAGATTTTCATTCAAGAAGAGGACTTCTAAAAATGGTAGGTAAACGTCGTAATTTGCTTAACTATCTTAAGAAAAAAGATATTGCGAAATACCGTGAATTAATCGAAAGACTTGGTTTGAGAAAATAA